A part of Terriglobus roseus genomic DNA contains:
- a CDS encoding ABC transporter ATP-binding protein, translating to MKHGDNAAMAVDNNQQPDRQLKIKDLLRPHRRALILGLAAIAGESIADVAQPWPLKIVLDNVIAKKESHGWLFALIKRTVGTEPHQILLFACGAVVFIAMVDAFCSYWEKYTTTSVGQWVTHDLRRKLYAQVQRLSLSYHDTSKTGDLISRVTTDIDSIQSFIVSGLLSILVDIATILGMIGVLFYLSWKLTLIALAVVPILFAIVYTYTRRVKKASREVRKQEGKMISVVQEVLGSIRVVKAFSREEYELHRLEGESLETVEASLRARTLKAKLVPIVNIVTAIGTCLVLYFGGNLALDSDMTGGKIYIFIAYIVSMYKPMQDISKIMDSYSKADIGYERIKEIIGNNNEMRDVPGARPLRVVEGRISLEHVNFSYDGEHEILHDITLNADPGCVVALVGPTGSGKTTIINLIARFYEAQSGTVRIDGQDVTKVQQGSLREQLSFVLQDTVLFSGSIWDNIAYGRPEASHAEIVAAAEAANATEFIDNLPHKYDTVVGERGILLSGGQRQRIAIARAMVRNSRILILDEPTSALDANTEHLVFEALDRLMENKTVIVIAHRLATVRKANNIYVIQDGRVVESGTHDQLVKAGGLYQELNDLQNNEEERSALLT from the coding sequence GTGAAGCACGGAGATAACGCCGCAATGGCAGTGGACAACAACCAGCAGCCGGACCGGCAATTAAAGATCAAGGACCTTCTGCGTCCGCATCGCCGTGCCCTGATTTTGGGACTCGCCGCAATCGCGGGCGAGAGCATCGCCGACGTTGCGCAGCCGTGGCCGTTGAAAATTGTCCTCGACAACGTCATCGCCAAGAAGGAATCGCATGGCTGGCTCTTCGCTCTGATCAAGCGCACAGTAGGAACAGAGCCGCATCAGATACTTCTTTTCGCATGCGGTGCGGTTGTGTTCATTGCGATGGTCGATGCCTTCTGCTCGTATTGGGAGAAGTACACCACCACCAGCGTCGGACAATGGGTCACGCATGATCTGCGTCGCAAGCTGTATGCGCAGGTACAGCGTCTATCGCTCTCGTACCACGACACCAGTAAGACGGGCGATCTCATTAGCCGTGTAACCACTGATATCGATTCTATTCAGAGCTTCATCGTCTCTGGTCTCCTCAGCATCCTTGTCGATATCGCGACGATTCTCGGCATGATTGGTGTGCTGTTTTATCTAAGTTGGAAACTAACGCTGATTGCGCTTGCGGTTGTGCCAATTCTCTTTGCCATCGTTTACACGTATACGCGTCGCGTGAAGAAAGCATCGCGAGAGGTGCGCAAGCAGGAAGGCAAGATGATCTCCGTGGTGCAGGAGGTGCTTGGTTCCATTCGCGTAGTGAAAGCATTTTCGCGCGAGGAATATGAGCTTCATCGGCTTGAGGGCGAAAGCCTGGAGACGGTGGAAGCCTCGTTGCGTGCGCGAACACTCAAAGCAAAACTGGTTCCCATCGTCAACATCGTTACCGCCATTGGCACATGCCTGGTTCTGTATTTTGGTGGCAATCTTGCGCTGGATTCTGACATGACTGGCGGCAAGATTTACATTTTCATCGCTTACATCGTCAGCATGTATAAGCCCATGCAGGACATCTCCAAGATTATGGATTCGTATTCCAAAGCAGATATTGGCTACGAACGAATTAAGGAGATCATCGGCAATAACAACGAGATGCGCGATGTCCCGGGAGCAAGGCCATTACGTGTCGTAGAGGGCCGCATCAGTCTCGAACATGTGAACTTCTCTTATGACGGCGAACACGAGATTCTGCATGACATTACGTTGAATGCTGATCCTGGTTGCGTCGTCGCTCTGGTGGGGCCGACTGGTTCTGGCAAGACCACGATCATTAACCTGATTGCTCGTTTCTATGAAGCGCAGAGCGGTACTGTTCGAATCGATGGTCAGGATGTCACGAAGGTGCAGCAAGGTTCACTGCGTGAACAGCTCAGCTTCGTTCTGCAGGACACGGTTCTCTTCAGCGGCAGTATCTGGGACAACATTGCTTATGGACGTCCGGAAGCGTCGCACGCAGAAATCGTTGCGGCGGCCGAAGCAGCGAACGCCACGGAGTTCATCGACAACCTTCCGCATAAGTACGACACAGTGGTTGGTGAGCGGGGCATTCTGCTTTCCGGTGGTCAGCGACAACGCATTGCCATCGCCAGAGCAATGGTTCGCAACAGCCGCATTCTCATTCTCGACGAGCCGACATCAGCACTGGACGCCAACACAGAGCATCTTGTGTTCGAAGCGTTGGATCGCTTGATGGAGAACAAGACGGTTATTGTGATCGCTCATCGTCTTGCAACAGTACGTAAGGCAAACAATATTTATGTCATTCAGGACGGTCGAGTCGTGGAAAGTGGAACTCATGACCAGCTCGTCAAAGCGGGCGGCCTTTATCAGGAACTGAACGATCTTCAGAACAACGAAGAAGAACGATCCGCACTGCTCACGTAA